In one window of Pseudoalteromonas sp. N1230-9 DNA:
- a CDS encoding toll/interleukin-1 receptor domain-containing protein, with protein sequence MGTSVFLSHNHKDKDFVRRLAIDIESHGIRVWLDEAEMKIGDSLVQKIREGIDNVDYFAVILSSNSVNAPWVVNELDVAMNYQIAGKIKILPIILEDVDLPSFLIGKLYSNFSKANSYDDELKRLVTSMGIVFNKNVVAPQTSSNLGQSLDSANMIGLPIMSSPFHRPYQYLGMVLSDVEKIVGVQANEARNIIVESKHCKMILWGEGNFVSFVEVDLLQTAPHSQSEDFNSEALLGALSIGIHELELVKKRTNFHTYYDHKKRMKVTASCLYDGAPLSVSFGTKYYNM encoded by the coding sequence ATGGGCACGAGTGTATTTCTCAGCCACAATCACAAGGATAAGGATTTTGTCAGGCGCCTTGCCATTGATATTGAAAGTCATGGAATAAGAGTTTGGTTAGATGAAGCAGAAATGAAAATTGGTGATTCTCTTGTACAAAAAATTAGAGAGGGAATTGATAACGTAGACTATTTTGCTGTAATCCTATCAAGTAATTCAGTAAATGCCCCTTGGGTCGTAAATGAGCTTGATGTTGCGATGAATTATCAGATTGCAGGAAAGATAAAAATTCTACCAATAATTCTTGAAGATGTTGATCTGCCAAGTTTTCTGATAGGGAAATTGTACAGTAATTTTTCGAAAGCTAATTCATACGATGATGAGTTGAAAAGACTAGTTACCAGTATGGGAATAGTATTTAATAAGAATGTTGTTGCTCCGCAGACGTCATCAAACTTAGGTCAATCTCTAGATTCTGCAAACATGATAGGCTTACCGATTATGTCCTCTCCATTTCATAGGCCTTATCAGTATCTTGGCATGGTATTGAGCGATGTAGAAAAGATTGTTGGTGTTCAAGCAAATGAAGCTCGAAATATAATTGTTGAGAGTAAACACTGTAAAATGATTTTATGGGGAGAAGGGAATTTTGTGAGTTTTGTGGAAGTGGATTTACTCCAAACAGCTCCACATTCACAAAGTGAAGACTTCAACAGTGAAGCTTTATTGGGTGCTTTAAGTATCGGTATTCACGAACTAGAGCTCGTCAAGAAAAGAACTAATTTTCATACATATTATGATCATAAAAAGCGAATGAAAGTTACCGCTAGTTGTTTATATGATGGAGCTCCGCTATCAGTGAGCTTTGGAACAAAGTACTACAATATGTAA
- a CDS encoding class I SAM-dependent methyltransferase, with protein MPTFNHEEASHYDERILRLVPGYELLHQATAAQLATTLSDDACILVVGAGTGKEIIELAALKPSWQFIAQDISQDMLDIAEQQFGQHNISDRVTVHCGDINDIDTQCDAALCLLVMHFVEDNGDKKALLKAIHSKLKKSSNLYIADLMRPETAFERESQLQLCTQLGLTEAGTERMRHNLEHEFYPLDRIRFAELINETRFSTPKQYFKVLGFAGYVVGS; from the coding sequence ATGCCAACTTTTAATCATGAAGAAGCAAGTCACTACGACGAACGTATTTTGCGACTAGTTCCAGGTTATGAGCTATTACATCAAGCAACCGCAGCCCAATTAGCAACCACGCTGAGCGATGATGCGTGCATTTTAGTGGTTGGTGCCGGAACAGGTAAAGAAATCATCGAATTAGCAGCGCTAAAACCAAGCTGGCAATTTATTGCTCAAGATATTTCACAAGACATGCTCGATATTGCCGAGCAACAGTTTGGCCAGCATAACATCAGCGATCGCGTGACAGTACACTGCGGTGATATCAACGATATCGACACTCAATGTGACGCCGCACTGTGTCTTCTAGTAATGCACTTTGTTGAAGATAACGGCGATAAAAAAGCGCTGTTAAAAGCGATTCACAGCAAACTTAAAAAATCGAGCAACTTATATATTGCCGATTTAATGCGCCCTGAAACCGCTTTTGAGCGCGAATCTCAACTACAGCTGTGTACGCAGTTAGGTTTAACCGAAGCCGGTACAGAACGCATGCGCCACAACCTAGAGCACGAGTTTTACCCATTAGACCGCATTCGTTTTGCAGAGTTAATAAATGAAACCCGCTTCAGCACCCCAAAACAGTATTTTAAAGTGCTTGGTTTTGCAGGGTATGTGGTTGGGAGTTAG
- a CDS encoding SbcC/MukB-like Walker B domain-containing protein has product MKILAIRVHQLASILDAEVDFNASPLKEAGLFAITGDTGAGKSTLLDAICLALYNKTARLRGDTGNKIDFNGDNIKLNDSRNLLRRGAGQGFAEVDFIGQDKQQYRARLSFSRARNKADGKLQPAQHSLYSLPDETLIADRSAAGKEIERIIGLSFEQFSRAVLLAQHEFAAFLKATGDERAQLLECLTGTDKFSRIGQRIFERHREQLQALEQLKLSLSNYQVLSPEQVETKQAEQKALEAKLADLQKQIKQFEQYQAWYKQASQQQQQLNQAEQAKQELQLQMHALAEKATEAKQAQQCLEIKDNRERVATITAQHGQLIKNREQLLNVDHKTLIKDAEQTLEKQTAQLNQAKQAQKDAQPIISQARELDKQLAVLNQQAAAQKVQADKAKHHHQELTNTLNSHKAEQQKQLDQQAQINSYLETHAQWQPLAKDWSFYKSELSRFSQQQHTLSQSQQNVKSLQPKIDEQQAAAQQCKTQYQALEQEIKRLNEQDTAFKSSLNTQSMADIDAGLEAIKHLIEKRQVWQTNHQQLKNWQTQLNTLSQTEQQLQTALKDAQQGAEQAQQQVSLCEQNLQQVQLRASEGVSQLRATLKAGEPCAVCGSKEHPFMHEEMVNEQFSQLINDFTRELTNAKQHLKAQQALQQAKSNELAACSQQISSLTGQISELSAQQQSLKETMAANRTELNDLTEDQLNERQQQLSLQKQQYYKTLEQQQQLQNTLAAKQAEYNQQGQALHSKEQQLNELQQQLNNQQTRLNELNDEHQQLYTTLNQQFTSVPWWQALNTQSISLEVIAEHVEAYQASLQTADELKTSLKAIEQHLAHVTPQLNEAHTYLTQCNEQLSQTQIELTQIKSKREGLFSNAAISVDEFIAELEKAIDSAQQALQLAQTTHSNAVKARDEQAIQIANFDERENELNAEQAALNERFSLWFNDFKAQHPSLDEQAVSQLLTISPAEIKQTLADYNTAESSLKDAEALLKQRQQALAQHQNDKPALGEDELQLQLNQATEQQVQANNALLQVATELKTHQQNSQALEDKQKQLMKQQKSYEHWHLLNKVLGDASGKTMRNLAQTQTLKILLHYANSHLQTLNKRYKLTAIGQTLDIAIIDKDMADEQRSVNTLSGGESFLVSLALALGLASLSSNKVQINSLFIDEGFGTLDSETLSIAMDALDSLQAQGRKVGVISHVSEMTERVATQVHVAKKPGGYSTISVI; this is encoded by the coding sequence AAGCCGATGGTAAATTACAGCCTGCACAACATAGCCTTTATTCATTACCTGATGAAACCCTAATCGCTGATAGAAGCGCGGCAGGTAAAGAAATCGAGCGCATTATTGGTTTGAGCTTTGAGCAGTTCTCACGAGCTGTACTACTTGCGCAACATGAATTTGCAGCATTTTTAAAAGCAACAGGGGATGAGCGTGCGCAACTACTTGAATGCTTAACGGGCACCGATAAATTTAGCCGTATTGGTCAGCGAATTTTTGAACGCCACCGTGAACAGCTGCAAGCATTAGAGCAGTTAAAATTAAGTTTAAGTAATTATCAGGTTTTAAGTCCTGAACAGGTCGAAACGAAACAAGCAGAACAAAAAGCGCTTGAGGCTAAACTTGCTGACTTACAAAAACAAATAAAACAATTTGAACAGTACCAAGCTTGGTATAAGCAAGCATCTCAGCAGCAGCAACAGCTGAACCAAGCTGAGCAAGCAAAGCAAGAGTTACAGCTGCAAATGCACGCGCTTGCTGAAAAAGCCACTGAAGCCAAACAAGCCCAGCAATGCTTAGAAATAAAAGATAACCGTGAACGCGTAGCGACAATTACAGCTCAACATGGGCAACTTATTAAAAACCGTGAGCAGCTTTTAAACGTTGACCATAAAACACTGATCAAAGACGCTGAGCAAACACTTGAAAAGCAAACCGCGCAACTTAACCAAGCAAAGCAAGCACAAAAAGACGCGCAACCTATTATTAGCCAGGCCCGTGAGTTAGATAAGCAACTTGCCGTATTAAACCAGCAAGCAGCGGCGCAAAAAGTACAAGCTGATAAAGCGAAACACCATCATCAAGAGCTGACTAATACACTAAATAGCCATAAAGCCGAGCAGCAAAAACAGCTCGATCAACAAGCACAAATAAATAGCTATTTAGAAACACACGCACAATGGCAACCATTAGCGAAAGACTGGTCATTCTATAAAAGTGAGTTAAGCCGCTTTAGCCAGCAACAGCACACACTTAGCCAATCACAGCAAAACGTAAAGTCTCTTCAGCCTAAGATTGATGAGCAGCAAGCAGCTGCGCAGCAGTGTAAAACTCAATACCAAGCCCTTGAGCAAGAAATTAAGCGCCTAAATGAGCAAGATACCGCCTTTAAATCGAGTTTAAACACCCAATCAATGGCGGATATTGATGCGGGGCTTGAGGCGATTAAACACCTGATTGAAAAGCGCCAAGTATGGCAAACTAATCATCAGCAGTTAAAAAATTGGCAAACCCAGCTAAACACATTAAGCCAAACTGAGCAGCAACTGCAAACAGCACTAAAAGATGCGCAGCAAGGGGCAGAGCAAGCACAGCAACAGGTTTCGCTTTGTGAGCAAAACTTACAGCAAGTGCAGTTAAGAGCCAGTGAAGGGGTCAGCCAGTTACGTGCCACTTTAAAAGCAGGGGAGCCGTGTGCAGTATGTGGCTCAAAAGAGCACCCGTTTATGCATGAAGAAATGGTAAACGAGCAATTTAGTCAACTTATTAACGACTTTACCAGGGAGCTAACTAACGCCAAACAGCACTTAAAAGCTCAGCAAGCATTACAGCAAGCTAAAAGTAATGAGCTGGCGGCATGCAGCCAACAGATAAGCTCGTTAACTGGGCAAATCTCAGAACTGAGTGCTCAACAACAGAGCCTCAAAGAAACCATGGCGGCTAATCGTACTGAGCTAAATGATTTAACCGAAGATCAGTTAAACGAGCGTCAGCAACAGCTAAGCTTGCAAAAACAGCAATATTACAAAACCCTCGAGCAGCAACAACAACTCCAAAACACGCTTGCGGCTAAGCAAGCTGAGTATAATCAGCAAGGGCAAGCGCTTCATAGCAAAGAGCAGCAGTTAAACGAATTACAGCAACAGCTGAATAATCAGCAAACACGTTTAAACGAGCTCAATGATGAGCATCAGCAGCTTTATACGACACTGAATCAACAGTTCACTAGTGTACCTTGGTGGCAGGCACTCAATACACAAAGCATTTCTTTAGAGGTCATTGCAGAGCACGTTGAGGCTTATCAAGCTTCGCTGCAAACGGCGGATGAGCTTAAAACTAGCTTAAAAGCCATTGAGCAGCACCTTGCACATGTAACGCCGCAGCTAAACGAAGCACATACCTATTTAACTCAGTGCAACGAGCAACTAAGCCAAACTCAAATAGAATTAACGCAGATAAAATCAAAGCGCGAGGGCTTATTTAGTAACGCGGCGATATCAGTAGATGAGTTTATAGCAGAGCTTGAAAAGGCGATAGATTCAGCGCAGCAGGCACTGCAACTTGCCCAGACAACCCATAGTAACGCGGTAAAGGCGCGTGACGAACAAGCCATTCAAATCGCCAATTTTGACGAGCGTGAAAACGAGCTAAACGCTGAGCAAGCGGCGCTTAATGAGCGCTTTAGTCTGTGGTTTAACGATTTTAAAGCGCAGCACCCAAGCTTGGATGAGCAAGCCGTTAGTCAGCTATTAACAATAAGCCCCGCTGAAATTAAACAAACTCTGGCAGATTACAACACCGCCGAGAGCAGCTTAAAAGACGCTGAGGCTCTTTTAAAACAACGACAACAGGCGCTGGCTCAGCATCAAAATGATAAGCCAGCTCTCGGTGAAGATGAGCTGCAATTACAGCTTAATCAAGCCACAGAGCAACAAGTACAAGCGAATAACGCATTATTGCAAGTTGCGACTGAGCTTAAAACCCATCAACAAAATAGCCAAGCGCTTGAAGATAAACAAAAGCAATTAATGAAGCAGCAAAAAAGCTATGAGCACTGGCATTTACTCAATAAGGTACTCGGTGATGCCAGCGGCAAAACCATGCGTAATTTAGCGCAAACGCAAACCTTAAAAATACTGCTGCATTATGCGAATAGTCACTTACAAACACTAAATAAGCGTTACAAATTAACAGCCATAGGGCAAACGCTCGATATCGCTATTATCGATAAAGACATGGCCGATGAGCAGCGCTCTGTTAATACATTATCGGGCGGTGAGTCATTTTTAGTGTCGTTAGCACTGGCGCTAGGGCTTGCTTCGTTGTCGTCGAATAAAGTGCAAATAAACTCTTTGTTTATCGACGAAGGGTTTGGTACGTTGGACAGTGAAACGTTAAGCATCGCGATGGATGCTCTTGATTCTCTACAAGCACAAGGCCGCAAAGTGGGGGTTATTTCGCACGTATCAGAAATGACCGAACGCGTTGCCACGCAAGTGCATGTGGCGAAAAAACCAGGTGGTTATTCGACCATCTCTGTTATTTAA